One window from the genome of Salvia miltiorrhiza cultivar Shanhuang (shh) chromosome 7, IMPLAD_Smil_shh, whole genome shotgun sequence encodes:
- the LOC130993045 gene encoding uncharacterized protein LOC130993045, whose translation MANQLPEESIQRIQSFLNEEEAARTAILCKSWYGAWLTRPVLFFKQSLFRGGADEFHEFTTNTIQRYRDLNLKIHALTLSISEDASLADELMARATELGAVDLDITMSAWNKRFLFSLRSETLATLCLVGSILVDPTHTSCSKLKSLTLSLIDLRHDFDLISKFPLLETLKFDGLRLMSRSGEFRKLKLKLLTPNFQHKKLEYLYLGNLIVHGDLFASAAAFSEFPSLKELVISDCDGFKDIRICSDSLERVSVWLEEERSLYVTEFDVPNIRKFRFMGRGWSRLDLKTARSDSESDIHVTCDYPNVEWFTSLNELLEKLKGSKSLKPDFPQDAPNYATFHRLHMYSDESYTSERDAKIDVHRIAAKTGREHMLDEVFMEVVHPDKSQIYGVRSAGLSQASRVSTHSTGTSSVVS comes from the exons TGAAGAAAGTATTCAGCGCATTCAATCCTTTCTAAACGAAGAAGAAGCTGCTCGAACCGCCATCCTCTGCAAGTCTTGGTACGGCGCGTGGCTCACACGCCCCGTTCTCTTTTTCAAACAAAGCCTCTTTCGAGGAGGCGCCGACGAGTttcacgaattcacaaccaacactattcaGAGGTACAGAGATCTCAACCTAAAGATCCACGCTTTGACTCTATCGATCTCGGAAGATGCCTCTCTTGCCGACGAGTTGATGGCGAGAGCGACGGAATTAGGGGCCGTCGATCTCGACATCACGATGTCTGCATGGAACAAGCGGTTCCTTTTCTCGCTTCGTTCCGAAACCCTAGCCACCTTATGCCTCGTTGGCTCCATCCTAGTTGATCCCACACACACAAGCTGTTCCAAACTCAAATCCCTCACCTTATCATTAATCGATTTGAGGCATGATTTTGATTTGATTTCGAAATTCCCCTTGCTCGAGACGCTCAAATTCGACGGCCTGAGATTGATGAGCCGGAGCGGAGAGTTTCGCAAGCTCAAGCTCAAGCTGCTTACGCCCAACTTTCAGCATAAAAAACTCGAGTATTTGTATTTGGGGAATTTGATCGTTCACGGCGACTTGttcgcctccgccgccgccttctccgAATTCCCCTCTTTGAAAGAATTGGTGATTTCGGATTGCGACGGATTCAAAGATATTCGGATTTGCAGCGATTCGTTAGAGCGCGTCAGCGTATGGCTGGAGGAGGAGAGAAGCCTCTACGTCACGGAGTTTGATGTTCCAAATATTCGGAAATTTAGGTTTATGGGGCGCGGCTGGTCCCGGCTCGACTTGAAAACAGCTCGTTCGGATTCGGAGTCTGACATACACGTCACGTGCGATTACCCTAATGTTGAATGGTTCACTTCGTTGAATGAATTACTGGAAAAATTGAAGGGCTCCAAA AGCTTGAAGCCTGACTTCCCCCAGGATGCgccgaactatgccaccttccaccgcctccACATGTACTCCGACGAaagttatacgtcggagagagatgcaAAAATTgat GTTCATCGAATTGCCGCGAAGACAGGACGAGAGCACATGCTAGATGAGGTGTTTATGGAGGTGGTACATCCGGACAAGTCACAGATCTACGGCGTCAGGAGTGCCGGACTGAGCCAGGCTAGTAGGGTGTCTACCCACAGCACAGGCACTTCATCAGTGGTGTCTTAG